One Numenius arquata chromosome 9, bNumArq3.hap1.1, whole genome shotgun sequence DNA window includes the following coding sequences:
- the TSPEAR gene encoding thrombospondin-type laminin G domain and EAR repeat-containing protein has translation MSAPLLLWVVLLHWATGGGFIRGGRTWQHCTDLRPLDILSEVVPASGLARGMRVFQVQGVRGFQLAASRPRALGFPASRLFIHCDCFPEEFSIIVTLRVLSVPAKRNEYIFTLMAEESPSVLVGLRYAPEKLHFLFWSQERAGGWQTRVTFHNVSLSNNQWHTLVLAVSGQSFSLTVDCSVPKDMVVETPFPASLSVKRASFYLGNRRRRKGVFTGLLRQLVLLPGADATPQICTAMNFKEAMLSVPTVLQDVPMKPASNEVLKYPYETDTKVTLGSRPPCTKQEKAQFWFNASQRGLYLCNGSTWISMLEVKQRLDYVEEYQNLVTNSETMGVEVFTIPQVGLFAATANRYTPPGSAIYKWTDGKFVPYQNIPTYQAQSWKYFTIGKKIFLAVANFEQNDRGQEFSVIYKWSRRKEKFITYQRITTHSARDWEAFVIEGEAFLAVVNHREGNNHNIDSVIYRWNPRTGLFETNQTIPTSGAYDWEFFTIGPYSFLAVANTFNGTSTKIYSHIYIWLSGSFQLFQSILTFGAADWEVFHIGERVFLAVANSHSYDSGMPAPSNFYAINSSIYELNITAQMFVKFQDLLTYSALDWEFFSVGDDSFLVVANSFDGFTFSVNSIIYRWQGYEGFVAAHHLPTVGCRDWEAFHTAEGSYLLYSSAKEPLSKVLKLKTT, from the exons ACCTGCGCCCGCTGGACATCCTCTCGGAGGTGGTCCCTGCCAGCGGGCTGGCCCGTGGCATGAGGGTCTTTCAAGTGCAGGGGGTACGTGGTTTCCAGCTTGCCGCCTCACGGCCCCGTGCCCTGGGCTTCCCCGCCTCCCGGCTCTTCATCCACTGTGACTGCTTCCCCGAGGAGTTCTCCATCATCGTCACGCTGAGGGTCCTCAGCGTCCCCGCCAAG AGAAACGAGTACATCTTCACGCTGATGGCAGAGGAGAGCCCCAGCGTGTTGGTGGGGCTGCGCTACGCCCCCGAAAAGCTCCACTTCCTCTTCTGGAGCCAGGAGCGCGCCGGTGGCTGGCAGACCCGTGTCACCTTCCACAACGTCTCCCTCTCCAACAACCAGTGGCACACACTTGTCCTGGCCGTCTCTGGCCAGTCCTTCTCCCTGACGGTGGACTGCAGTGTCCCCAAGGACAT GGTGGTGGAGACACCGTTTCCAGCCTCTCTGTCAGTGAAGAGAGCCAGCTTCTACCTGGGcaacaggaggagaaggaaaggcgTGTTCACG GGCTTGCTGAGACAGCTTGTCCTGCTGCCCGGAGCCGATGCCACCCCTCAGATATGCACTGCCATGAACTTTAAAGAAGCAATGCTCTCTGTCCCCACTGTCCTCCAGGATGTCCCCATGAAGCCAGCAAGCAACGAGGTGCTAAAATACCCCTACG AGACCGACACGAAGGTGACCCTGGGGTCCCGTCCACCCTGCACCAAGCAGGAGAAGGCGCAGTTCTGGTTCAATGCCTCCCAGCGAGGACTGTACCTCTGCAACGGCAGCACCTGGATTTCCATGCTGGAAG TCAAACAAAGGCTGGACTATGTGGAGGAGTACCAGAACCTGGTGACCAACTCCGAGACGATGGGAGTTGAGGTCTTCACCATCCCACAGGTGGGACTGTTTGCAGCCACTGCCAACCGGTACACCCCCCCGGGATCGGCCATCTATAAGTGGACCGATGGGAAGTTTGTGCCCTACCAGAACATCCCCACCTACCAAGCTCAGTCATGGAAGTATTTCACCATAGGAAAGAAG ATCTTCCTAGCAGTGGCTAATTTTGAGCAGAATGACAGGGGTCAGGAGTTCTCTGTAATATACAAGTGGAGCCGCAGGAAAGAGAAATTCATCACGTACCAGAGGATCACCACGCACAGCGCTAGGGACTGGGAGGCATTTGTCATTGAGGGAGAGGCTTTCCTCGCAGTGGTCAACCACAGAGAAG GGAATAACCACAACATAGACAGTGTGATATACAGGTGGAACCCCAGGACAGGGTTGTTTGAAACCAACCAGACCATCCCTACCTCTGGAGCCTATGACTGGGAATTTTTCACCATTGGGCCGTATTCCTTCCTGGCTGTGGCTAACACGTTCAATGGCACATCCACTAAGATCTACTCGCACATCTACATCTGGCTCAGTGGCTCTTTCCAGCTCTTCCAGTCTATCCTG ACTTTTGGTGCTGCTGACTGGGAGGTCTTTCATATTGGGGAGAGAGTCTTCCTGGCTGTTGCGAACAGCCACAGCTATGACAGCGGGATGCCAGCACCCTCTAACTTTTATGCCATCAACTCCTCCATCTATGAGCTGAACATCACTGCCCAGATGTTCGTCAAATTCCAGGACCTCCTCACCTACAG CGCCCTGGACTGGGAGTTCTTCTCGGTGGGAGATGACTCTTTTCTCGTGGTAGCAAACTCCTTTGATGGCTTCACCTTCTCCGTTAACAGTATTATCTACAG GTGGCAAGGCTATGAAGGCTTCGTAGCAGCTCATCACCTCCCCACTGTCGGCTGTAGAGATTGGGAGGCGTTTCACACAGCTGAGGGCTCCTACCTCCTCTACTCCAGTGCCAAGGAGCCGCTTTCCAAAGTGCTCAAGCTGAAAACCACCTGA